Proteins encoded by one window of Lates calcarifer isolate ASB-BC8 linkage group LG7_1, TLL_Latcal_v3, whole genome shotgun sequence:
- the map7b gene encoding ensconsin isoform X1: MADLDGSDASPPESQASYSQYKSEDGTALSTTRPSSSGSGQTYTPAVTPTQTPTPGCTSNSPNNNAVPKSDSLLFNKIDERQRLARERREEREKQNAVREAQWQAREERARQHYEKHLEERRRRLEDQRIKEEKRRAAVEEKRRQKLEEDRVRHEAVMRRTLERSQRTRQKPNRWSWGGALNTNTPSTPADADRRSVSTMNLSKHADPVITKRLSSSSATLLHSPDRGLQMRTGLQMRTASSPVISKAQSKPRLHQGKTTQHKNTGLRRLPLTPWESNVVNRLQQPTHSYLARSRSAMSLSGEQTAMPVCPRSVSCQPMGSMSFKALQAQPLPHCRSQERSLSRETASSSSTTPRRRTSGVTQRKDRDNVRKSWSNLSLPLAPILTLPPKKRSSSPGKKNSKATAPSPGRPPQKTAGRPPTPKLLKSPGAEDPGNLRPVRVTAESPHPPTPTRAQEEEENDEQVLSPPQPRPQPLGQNKTSNEPTPAAAAPTAASESVSSPPAHKPSAGTTDPEEASRILAEKRRLAREQREREEEERRLQEEQARLAREEMARRKAEERAKREEEAQRQAEERRRKEEEERKAEEERLQKEREEAERLQKQKEEEESRQREEAERLRQEREKHFQKEEAERLERKKRLEEIMKRTRRSDTAEKKVTPNRNGDDAGKSSPAPSAQTVSPTHNSNGNSQQPEPDPNPSTAALSHPDQRENGEFEEVIVLPSHSRLSPPEGEEEQHQAAGGGEDSCRRLQGERSPKASEWNRGYIGSAGTRCCLMPHETEMIPHPDRNRGGQREVTKQRAVGLNQRKRSQHRRFYFSHPPSTARAPQPFPKDGVSKDLPKSKLPERSYFSLNRLSGEQIVSLSVAMFRLGHIVCSVYSPNLPLILRSMS; encoded by the exons ATGGCGGACCTGGATGGCAGCGACGCATCTCCTCCCGAGTCCCAAG CCTCTTACTCCCAGTATAAATCGGAGGATGGCACGGCGCTTTCAACCACCCGTCCGAGCTCCTCGGGCTCCGGACAGACCTACACTCCCGCCGTGACCCCTACCCAGACGCCAACCCCTGGTTGCACCAGCAACAGCCCCAATAACAATGCTGTTCCCAAATCGG actcGTTGCTCTTCAACAAGATTGACGAGAGACAGAGGTTGGCCCGTGAGCGCCGGGAGGAGCGTGAGAAACAGAATG CTGTCAGGGAGGCCCAGTGGCAGGCGCGTGAGGAGCGAGCCAGGCAGCACTATGAGAAGcacctggaggagaggaggagaaggctgGAGGATCAGAGgataaaggaggagaagagacgAGCTGCCGTGGAGGAGAAACGACGGCAGAAACTGGAGGAAGACAGG GTTCGCCATGAAGCCGTGATGCGTCGGACATTGGAGAGGAGCCAGAGAACCAGACAGAAGCCCAATCGCTGGTCGTGGGGAGGGGCACTGAACACTAACACTCCCAGCACACCAGCCG ATGCTGACAGGCGATCAGTGTCCACGATGAATTTATCCAAACATGCAGACCCCGTCATTACCAAgcgcctctcctcctcctctgccacaCTCCTACACTCACCAGACCGAG GTTTACAGATGAGGACAGGCTTACAGATGAGAACAGCCTCCTCCCCTGTTATTAGCAAAGCTCAGTCCAAACCCCGCCTACACCAGGGAAAGACCACccagcacaaaaacacag gcctCCGCCGTCTTCCATTGACGCCATGGGAGAGCAATGTGGTGAACCGCCTGCAGCAACCGACACACTCCTACCTTGCCCGCAGTCGCAGTGCCATGAGTCTGTCTGGAGAGcaaacag CCATGCCTGTGTGTCCTCGCTCAGTGTCTTGCCAGCCCATGGGCTCCATGTCCTTCAAGGCCCTGCAGGCCCAGCCGCTGCCTCACTGCCGCAGCCAGGAGAGGAGCCTCAGCAGGGAGACGGCCtcgtcctcctccaccacccctcGCAGGAGAACCAGTGGAGTCACACAA CGAAAGGACCGTGACAATGTCAGGAAGTCATGGAGCAACCTGTCACTGCCACTTGCCCCCATTCTGACTTTGCCACCCAAGAAACGCTCCTCCTCTCCAGGCAAGAAGAACAGCAAAGCGACAGCACCCTCTCCTGGCAG GCCTCCACAAAAGACAGCAGGGCGTCCCCCGACCCCCAAGCTGCTTAAGTCCCCGGGGGCAGAAGATCCTGGAAACCTTCGCCCTGTCAGAGTCACAGCAGagagcccccaccccccaacgCCCACCAGAGCccaagaggaggaagagaatgACGAGCAGGTCCTTAGTCCTCCTCAGCCTCGACCTCAGCCGCTGGGTCAGAACAAGACCTCAAATGAGCcgacaccagcagcagcagcaccaacagCAGCCAGCG AGAGCGTAAGCAGTCCTCCAGCCCACAAGCCTTCAGCAGGCACCACAGACCCAGAGGAGGCGAGTCGGATCCTGGCCGAGAAACGACGGCTGGCCCgcgagcagagggagagagaagaagaggagcgCAGGCTGCAAGAGGAGCAagcgag GTTAGCCAGGGAGGAGATGGCTCGCCGAAAGGCGGAGGAGCGAGcgaagagagaggaggaagctcAGCGGCAggcggaggagaggaggaggaaggaggaggaggagaggaaggcagaggaagagagacttcagaaagagagggaagaggcagagaggctcCAGAAACAG aaagaggaagaggagtctcgacagagagaggaggcagagcgACTGAGgcaggaaagagaaaaacacttcCAGAAAGAAGAGGCTGAACgcctggagagaaaaaag CGCCTGGAGGAGATCATGAAAAGAACAAGACgttcagacacagcagagaag AAAGTTACTCCCAATAGGAATGGAGACGATGCAGGTAAAT CCTCTCCTGCTCCATCTGCGCAGACCGTGTCCCCGACACACAATAGCAACGGCAACAGTCAGCAGCCTGAGCCCGACCCAAACCCCAGCACTGCAGCACTGAGCCATCCTGACCAGAG GGAGAACGGGGAGTTTGAGGAGGTGATCGTACTGCCTTCACATTCCAGGTTGTCTCCtcctgagggagaggaggaacagcatcaggcagcaggaggaggagaggactcCTGTCGTCGCCTTCAGGGAGAACGGTCTCCTAAAGCCTCTGAGTGGAATAGAGGATATATCGGCTCAGCAGGGACCAG atgttgcCTGATGCCCCATGAGACCGAGATGATTCCACACCCAGACAGGAATagaggaggtcagagagagGTGACGAAACAGAGAGCTGTTGGACTGAATCAAAGGAAGCGCTCGCAGCACCGGAGGTTTTACTTTTCTCACCCGCCCTCGACAGCAAGAGCACCGCAGCCATTTCCCAAAGATGGTGTCTCCAAAGATCTCCCTAAAAGCAAACTCCCAGAGAGAAGTTACTTTTCCCTCAACAGACTCTCTGGGGAACAGAtcgtctctctgtctgtggccATGTTTAGGCTTGGTCATATTGTTTGTTCTGTGTACAGCCCCAACTTACCCCTGATTCTGAGGTCAATGTCCTGA
- the map7b gene encoding ensconsin isoform X4, with protein sequence MKQNPASYSQYKSEDGTALSTTRPSSSGSGQTYTPAVTPTQTPTPGCTSNSPNNNAVPKSDSLLFNKIDERQRLARERREEREKQNAVREAQWQAREERARQHYEKHLEERRRRLEDQRIKEEKRRAAVEEKRRQKLEEDRVRHEAVMRRTLERSQRTRQKPNRWSWGGALNTNTPSTPADADRRSVSTMNLSKHADPVITKRLSSSSATLLHSPDRGLQMRTGLQMRTASSPVISKAQSKPRLHQGKTTQHKNTGLRRLPLTPWESNVVNRLQQPTHSYLARSRSAMSLSGEQTAMPVCPRSVSCQPMGSMSFKALQAQPLPHCRSQERSLSRETASSSSTTPRRRTSGVTQRKDRDNVRKSWSNLSLPLAPILTLPPKKRSSSPGKKNSKATAPSPGRPPQKTAGRPPTPKLLKSPGAEDPGNLRPVRVTAESPHPPTPTRAQEEEENDEQVLSPPQPRPQPLGQNKTSNEPTPAAAAPTAASESVSSPPAHKPSAGTTDPEEASRILAEKRRLAREQREREEEERRLQEEQARLAREEMARRKAEERAKREEEAQRQAEERRRKEEEERKAEEERLQKEREEAERLQKQKEEEESRQREEAERLRQEREKHFQKEEAERLERKKRLEEIMKRTRRSDTAEKKVTPNRNGDDAGKSSPAPSAQTVSPTHNSNGNSQQPEPDPNPSTAALSHPDQRENGEFEEVIVLPSHSRLSPPEGEEEQHQAAGGGEDSCRRLQGERSPKASEWNRGYIGSAGTRCCLMPHETEMIPHPDRNRGGQREVTKQRAVGLNQRKRSQHRRFYFSHPPSTARAPQPFPKDGVSKDLPKSKLPERSYFSLNRLSGEQIVSLSVAMFRLGHIVCSVYSPNLPLILRSMS encoded by the exons ATGAAACAAAATCCAG CCTCTTACTCCCAGTATAAATCGGAGGATGGCACGGCGCTTTCAACCACCCGTCCGAGCTCCTCGGGCTCCGGACAGACCTACACTCCCGCCGTGACCCCTACCCAGACGCCAACCCCTGGTTGCACCAGCAACAGCCCCAATAACAATGCTGTTCCCAAATCGG actcGTTGCTCTTCAACAAGATTGACGAGAGACAGAGGTTGGCCCGTGAGCGCCGGGAGGAGCGTGAGAAACAGAATG CTGTCAGGGAGGCCCAGTGGCAGGCGCGTGAGGAGCGAGCCAGGCAGCACTATGAGAAGcacctggaggagaggaggagaaggctgGAGGATCAGAGgataaaggaggagaagagacgAGCTGCCGTGGAGGAGAAACGACGGCAGAAACTGGAGGAAGACAGG GTTCGCCATGAAGCCGTGATGCGTCGGACATTGGAGAGGAGCCAGAGAACCAGACAGAAGCCCAATCGCTGGTCGTGGGGAGGGGCACTGAACACTAACACTCCCAGCACACCAGCCG ATGCTGACAGGCGATCAGTGTCCACGATGAATTTATCCAAACATGCAGACCCCGTCATTACCAAgcgcctctcctcctcctctgccacaCTCCTACACTCACCAGACCGAG GTTTACAGATGAGGACAGGCTTACAGATGAGAACAGCCTCCTCCCCTGTTATTAGCAAAGCTCAGTCCAAACCCCGCCTACACCAGGGAAAGACCACccagcacaaaaacacag gcctCCGCCGTCTTCCATTGACGCCATGGGAGAGCAATGTGGTGAACCGCCTGCAGCAACCGACACACTCCTACCTTGCCCGCAGTCGCAGTGCCATGAGTCTGTCTGGAGAGcaaacag CCATGCCTGTGTGTCCTCGCTCAGTGTCTTGCCAGCCCATGGGCTCCATGTCCTTCAAGGCCCTGCAGGCCCAGCCGCTGCCTCACTGCCGCAGCCAGGAGAGGAGCCTCAGCAGGGAGACGGCCtcgtcctcctccaccacccctcGCAGGAGAACCAGTGGAGTCACACAA CGAAAGGACCGTGACAATGTCAGGAAGTCATGGAGCAACCTGTCACTGCCACTTGCCCCCATTCTGACTTTGCCACCCAAGAAACGCTCCTCCTCTCCAGGCAAGAAGAACAGCAAAGCGACAGCACCCTCTCCTGGCAG GCCTCCACAAAAGACAGCAGGGCGTCCCCCGACCCCCAAGCTGCTTAAGTCCCCGGGGGCAGAAGATCCTGGAAACCTTCGCCCTGTCAGAGTCACAGCAGagagcccccaccccccaacgCCCACCAGAGCccaagaggaggaagagaatgACGAGCAGGTCCTTAGTCCTCCTCAGCCTCGACCTCAGCCGCTGGGTCAGAACAAGACCTCAAATGAGCcgacaccagcagcagcagcaccaacagCAGCCAGCG AGAGCGTAAGCAGTCCTCCAGCCCACAAGCCTTCAGCAGGCACCACAGACCCAGAGGAGGCGAGTCGGATCCTGGCCGAGAAACGACGGCTGGCCCgcgagcagagggagagagaagaagaggagcgCAGGCTGCAAGAGGAGCAagcgag GTTAGCCAGGGAGGAGATGGCTCGCCGAAAGGCGGAGGAGCGAGcgaagagagaggaggaagctcAGCGGCAggcggaggagaggaggaggaaggaggaggaggagaggaaggcagaggaagagagacttcagaaagagagggaagaggcagagaggctcCAGAAACAG aaagaggaagaggagtctcgacagagagaggaggcagagcgACTGAGgcaggaaagagaaaaacacttcCAGAAAGAAGAGGCTGAACgcctggagagaaaaaag CGCCTGGAGGAGATCATGAAAAGAACAAGACgttcagacacagcagagaag AAAGTTACTCCCAATAGGAATGGAGACGATGCAGGTAAAT CCTCTCCTGCTCCATCTGCGCAGACCGTGTCCCCGACACACAATAGCAACGGCAACAGTCAGCAGCCTGAGCCCGACCCAAACCCCAGCACTGCAGCACTGAGCCATCCTGACCAGAG GGAGAACGGGGAGTTTGAGGAGGTGATCGTACTGCCTTCACATTCCAGGTTGTCTCCtcctgagggagaggaggaacagcatcaggcagcaggaggaggagaggactcCTGTCGTCGCCTTCAGGGAGAACGGTCTCCTAAAGCCTCTGAGTGGAATAGAGGATATATCGGCTCAGCAGGGACCAG atgttgcCTGATGCCCCATGAGACCGAGATGATTCCACACCCAGACAGGAATagaggaggtcagagagagGTGACGAAACAGAGAGCTGTTGGACTGAATCAAAGGAAGCGCTCGCAGCACCGGAGGTTTTACTTTTCTCACCCGCCCTCGACAGCAAGAGCACCGCAGCCATTTCCCAAAGATGGTGTCTCCAAAGATCTCCCTAAAAGCAAACTCCCAGAGAGAAGTTACTTTTCCCTCAACAGACTCTCTGGGGAACAGAtcgtctctctgtctgtggccATGTTTAGGCTTGGTCATATTGTTTGTTCTGTGTACAGCCCCAACTTACCCCTGATTCTGAGGTCAATGTCCTGA